The Candidatus Binataceae bacterium genomic interval CGGTCGGCGCGCGGCCGGATAGATGGGTTTATAAGTCCGTTCGCGCCTTGTCAAACCGCGGCGCGCCGCGCCGCCGGCGCGATCCGCGGCCGCAGCACCGCCCGCGCCTTAAGATAATAGTCCACGCCCGACCACACGGTCACCGCCGTCGCGATCCACAAAAGGAACATCCCGGCGGCGAAAAAGTCCACGTGGAAATAGACGTAATTGATGAGCAGCCCCTGGATCGCCATCGACTGCAGCACCATCTTGTACTTGCCCAACTCCTCGGCCGCCATCACCTGCCCCTCTGCCGCAGCCATCGCGCGGAGCCCCGTGACTGCGATCTCCCGCGTCACAAGCACGACCACCATCCAGGCCGGCACGCGCGGAAACCGCGGCATCGCTGCGAGCATGATGAGCGCGGACGAGATCACCAGCTTGTCTGCGAGCGGATCGAGAAACTTGCCGAGCGTGGTGCCCGAGCCGTAGCTGCGCGCGATATAACCGTCGAAGAAGTCGCTGAGCGTCGCGACGAAGAACACACCGGCCGCCATCGCAGAGGGCCCCGGCGCCGGATACATCAGCAGCCACACCAGCACCGGCACCAGCGCGATGCGCATCAGGGTCAGCAGATTCGGTGCGGTCAGCTCCATGACGCGGTTTCGAGGTCTCCTTTTCTGCCTGCCGCGCTCTCCCTCGACGCCTCGCTGCGAGCCTTCCCCACATCAAGGATATGGCAATCCTCCAAGTAGAGCAATCAAGCGTGCAGAAGCGTCGCGTCAGGCGGCCGCAGAATTTCCCTCAGAATTTACCGTAGGGTTTCTTGTCCCGCCCCTTCCCATTGGCAAAACCTGCACGGAGACTCCCTGGTTCCTGCTGCGACGACACGGACGACGGCGCTTCGCCTTGACGGGCCGCGCCGGGCGCGCATACGGTCGATCATGAGCCTGTTTCGCATGCGCCTGTTTCACATGCGACTGTTTGAAACGACCGAATCGACACTGCAGCGCGGCGTCGTCGCGCCGCGCGCCGCCTCCGTAGCGCGCGGACTGGACGCCAACACCGCCGCCGGGCCAACGCGATGAGCGCGCGGCAAGGCGCCGCGTTCGCGAGCGACTACCTGGTTATCGGCGGCGGTATCGCGGGACTCACCTTCGCGATCAAGGCGGCCGAGACCGGCACCGTCACGGTGTTGACCAAGGCCGCGAGCGGCGAAGCCAACACCGCCTACGCGCAGGGCGGAATCGCGAGCGTCTGGAGCGTGGACGACTCTTTCGAGTCGCACGTCGACGACACCCTGCGCGCCGGCGCCGGGCTCTGCAACCGGCGCGCCGTCGAGACGATCGTGCGCGACGGCCCCGAGGCCGTGCGCGAGCTTATCGCGCTCGGCACGCGCTTCACCCGCGTCGAGGAGGGCGGCGAGGACGAATATGACCTCGGCCGCGAAGGCGGCCACAGCCATCGCCGCGTGCTCCACGCGCAGGACCTCACGGGGCGCGAGATCATGCGCGCGCTCGGCGAGGTGGCGGCCGCCCGGCGCAATATCCGCGTGCTCGAGAACAAGATCGCGGTCAACCTGCTGATCGAGCCGGGCGCGACGGACACCGGCGCCGCTCGCGGCGGCGCGCGATGCTGGGGCGCGTACGTCCTCGACCGCGCAAGTGGCGCGGTGGACAAGTTCGTAGCGCGCGCGACGCTGCTCGCAACCGGCGGCGCCGGCAAGGTGTACCTCTACACGACCAACCCCGACATCGCGTCGGGCGACGGCGTCGCGATGGCCTATCGGGCGGGCGCGCCCGTCGCCAACATGGAATTCATCCAGTTCCATCCGACCTGCCTCTATCATCCGGCCGCCAAGTCGTTCCTCATCTCGGAGGCGCTGCGCGGCGAAGGCGCGATCCTGCGGCTGCCCGACGGCACGCCCTTCATGAAGCGCTACCATCTCGACGCCGAACTCGCGCCGCGCGACGTCGTGGCGCGGGCGATCGATTCCGAGATGAAGCGGCACGGGCTCGACTACGTGCTGCTCGACATCAGCCATCGGCCGGCCGATTTCGTGCACGGGCGCTTTCCAAATATCTTCAACCGATGCTTGAGTTTTGGTTTCGACCTCACCAGCGCGCCGATTCCCGTCGTTCCGGCGGCTCATTACATGTGCGGCGGAGTGATGACGGACCTGACCGCGCGCACTTCGATTGCGCAGCTATACGCGGCGGGCGAGACCGCGATGACGGGGTTGCACGGCGCGAACCGGCTCGCCTCGAACTCGCTGCTCGAGGCGGCGGTGATGGGCCGGCGGGCTGCTCTCGCGGCGCATGACGATATCGCCGATACGGGAGAGCGGCGTGCGCCCGAGTTCCCCGGATGGAACCCCGGGCGCGCGATCCGCAGCGAGGAGCGCGTGCTGATAACCCAGAGCTGGGACGAGGTTCGCCGATTGATGTGGAACTACGTCGGGATCGTGCGGAGCGACGAGCGGCTCGAGCGCGCGATGCGCCGCCTGCAGCTAATCAAGCAGGAGGTCCACGGCTATTACTGGGAGCATCTGATCGACTCGGATCTTATCGAGCTGCGCAACCTGGTCGAGGTCGCTGAGCTGGTCGTGCGCTCGGCGGCGACACGCAAGGAGTCGCGCGGCCTGCACTACACTATCGATTATCCCGACCGCGACGACGCAAAGTGGCTGCACGACACGGTGATCGCGAAGGGCGCATAGCGGACGCGCCCGCGCGGTCAGCCGACGAGGCTCCTAACTTACGCGCTCGGCGGGAGCGGCTGCCTTCGGGGCGTTGGCCTCGAAGTTGTACGCGAGCTTGTCGCCGGCAACGTCGACCTTCGCCACGCCGCCCTTGCTGAGCGCGCCGAACAGCACCTGGTCGGCCAGCGCGCGCGCAATCTCGGCTTCGATCAGCCGTCCGAGCGGCCGCGCGCCGAAGCGCGGATCGTAGCCCTTCTCCGCGAGCCATTTTCTCGCCGCTTCCGAGACTTCGAGCTTCACCTTCTGCGCCGCCAGCCGCTCGGCGAGTTCGCCGATGAACTTGTCCACCACCCGGGCGATGATCTCGGGGCCGAGCCCCGCGAACTCGATTATCGCGGAGAGGCGGTTGCGGAACTCCGGACTGAACATCCGGTCGATCGCGTTTCGCGGATTGCCGGTCGCAATGCCGGTGCCGAACCCGATCATCGTGCGCGCCAGTTCCTGCGCGCCGGCGTTGGTGGTCATTACGATAATAACGTTGCGGAAATCGGCCTTGCGTCCGTTGTTGTCGGTGAGCGTCGCATGGTCCATCACCTGCAACAGGATGCTGAACAGGTCGGGATGGGCCTTCTCGATCTCGTCGAGCAGCAGCACGCAATGCGGGTTCTTGTTGATCGCATCGGTCAAAAGGCCGCCCTGGTCGAAACCGACGTATCCGGGGGGGGCGCCGATCAGACGCGAGACCGTGTGGCGCTCCATGTATTCGCTCATGTCGAACCGCAGGAACTCGACGCCCATCACCTTGGCGAGCTGGCGCGCGACCTCGGTCTTGCCGACGCCGGTCGGGCCGGCGAACAGAAACGCGCCCACCGGACGGTCCGGATGCGCAAGGCCCGAGCGCGCGAGCTTGATCGCGCGCGCAACCGCCTCGATCGCCGGGTCCTGTCCGAAGACCGCCTGCTTGAGCTCGGCTTCGAGATTCTGCAGGCGCGAGCGGTCGCTGGAGGAGACGGTGCGCTCCGGGATTCGCGCCATCCGCGCCACGGTCCGCTCCGAGTCGCGGGCGCCCACGGTTACCGTCTCGGAGCCGGGCGCGCGCAAGCGCGCCGCAACTCCGGCCTCGTCCATCACGTCGATCGCCTTGTCGGGCAGATAACGGTCGTTGATATAGCGCGACGACAGATCGACCGCCGCGCGGATCGCGGGCGCGGTGTAGCGGACGTTGTGATGCTTTTCGTAGTAGCTCTTGAGCCCGTTGAGAATCTGCACCGCCTCTTCCACGGTCGGTTCGGATACCTCGATCCGTTGAAAACGCCGTCCGAGCGCCTTGTCGCGATCGAACGAGCGTTTGTATTCCTGGTAGGTCGTCGAACCGATACAGCGCAGCTCGCCGGAGGCGAGCGCCGGTTTGAGCAGGTTGGACGCGTCCATCGTCGAGCCCGACGCGGACCCGGCGCCTACGATGGTGTGAATCTCGTCGATGAAGAGCACGATTTTCGGATTGCCCGACGCGGCCTTGATCACGGCCTTGAGCCGCTGCTCGAAATCGCCGCGAAAACGCGTGCCCGCGAGCAGCGCGCCCATGTCGAGCGCGTAGATCTCGACGCCCTTGAGCGCCTCGGGCACGCGGCCCTCGTGAATCGCGAGCGCCAGGCCTTCGGCGAGCGCGGTCTTACCGACGCCGGCCTCGCCGACGAACACCGGGTTGTTCTTGCGCCGGCGAAGCAGGATATGCACGGCGCGCTCGATTTCGTTCTTGCGCCCGATCAGCGGATCGATCTTGC includes:
- the pgsA gene encoding CDP-diacylglycerol--glycerol-3-phosphate 3-phosphatidyltransferase — protein: MELTAPNLLTLMRIALVPVLVWLLMYPAPGPSAMAAGVFFVATLSDFFDGYIARSYGSGTTLGKFLDPLADKLVISSALIMLAAMPRFPRVPAWMVVVLVTREIAVTGLRAMAAAEGQVMAAEELGKYKMVLQSMAIQGLLINYVYFHVDFFAAGMFLLWIATAVTVWSGVDYYLKARAVLRPRIAPAARRAAV
- the nadB gene encoding L-aspartate oxidase; this encodes MSARQGAAFASDYLVIGGGIAGLTFAIKAAETGTVTVLTKAASGEANTAYAQGGIASVWSVDDSFESHVDDTLRAGAGLCNRRAVETIVRDGPEAVRELIALGTRFTRVEEGGEDEYDLGREGGHSHRRVLHAQDLTGREIMRALGEVAAARRNIRVLENKIAVNLLIEPGATDTGAARGGARCWGAYVLDRASGAVDKFVARATLLATGGAGKVYLYTTNPDIASGDGVAMAYRAGAPVANMEFIQFHPTCLYHPAAKSFLISEALRGEGAILRLPDGTPFMKRYHLDAELAPRDVVARAIDSEMKRHGLDYVLLDISHRPADFVHGRFPNIFNRCLSFGFDLTSAPIPVVPAAHYMCGGVMTDLTARTSIAQLYAAGETAMTGLHGANRLASNSLLEAAVMGRRAALAAHDDIADTGERRAPEFPGWNPGRAIRSEERVLITQSWDEVRRLMWNYVGIVRSDERLERAMRRLQLIKQEVHGYYWEHLIDSDLIELRNLVEVAELVVRSAATRKESRGLHYTIDYPDRDDAKWLHDTVIAKGA
- the clpA gene encoding ATP-dependent Clp protease ATP-binding subunit ClpA, whose product is MASPGVMLSRELQVTLQLAMTEAQSRRHEYVCLEHVLYAMLHDFTTSNVLKQCGANIDSLRRKLQGYLDDGVERMGRGVEVTPRYATGVQRALQRAAVHAQSAGRREINGPAVLIAMFQEAESYALYFLQEEGVSRFDVINFISHGVSKVGADEDRQVRGANEAEADGDDEHEEAENEEDEEGPPKVSPARALKRYAINLAERAAKGKIDPLIGRKNEIERAVHILLRRRKNNPVFVGEAGVGKTALAEGLALAIHEGRVPEALKGVEIYALDMGALLAGTRFRGDFEQRLKAVIKAASGNPKIVLFIDEIHTIVGAGSASGSTMDASNLLKPALASGELRCIGSTTYQEYKRSFDRDKALGRRFQRIEVSEPTVEEAVQILNGLKSYYEKHHNVRYTAPAIRAAVDLSSRYINDRYLPDKAIDVMDEAGVAARLRAPGSETVTVGARDSERTVARMARIPERTVSSSDRSRLQNLEAELKQAVFGQDPAIEAVARAIKLARSGLAHPDRPVGAFLFAGPTGVGKTEVARQLAKVMGVEFLRFDMSEYMERHTVSRLIGAPPGYVGFDQGGLLTDAINKNPHCVLLLDEIEKAHPDLFSILLQVMDHATLTDNNGRKADFRNVIIVMTTNAGAQELARTMIGFGTGIATGNPRNAIDRMFSPEFRNRLSAIIEFAGLGPEIIARVVDKFIGELAERLAAQKVKLEVSEAARKWLAEKGYDPRFGARPLGRLIEAEIARALADQVLFGALSKGGVAKVDVAGDKLAYNFEANAPKAAAPAERVS